One window of the Doryrhamphus excisus isolate RoL2022-K1 chromosome 10, RoL_Dexc_1.0, whole genome shotgun sequence genome contains the following:
- the perm1 gene encoding PGC-1 and ERR-induced regulator in muscle protein 1: protein MEDFEFSVEICDCDWQCFYEDCEECNLRPPLLATGDDSGLSDGDDTKSALVESTQTNEVKRRFPEADYSPDSTADSTLEITPDCKTGLSQQAVTEMETIPSCGEDYILLQSVNVFFKEITESSESKPDVADLAVCCNQPAGGETIVSKGNDISKIKAVEIAQPGSQLKTDTAFVQGHLEPRRNPHDRPDGSVCSEVKEIPVGPSSQIRKEKHHTEDLWDSPLTAIKRKRRKRSRLSLEPAQSLDDRQTDEDQDLSCPRVSCLTGAEKRDLSGIVLPPGSPSHHESRRDAHNVYFYSPSCDAKLNLEELGAECILAPEMAARDDDNVAVEGCQGDKLSTSKSILPAEAPHSVGDKNTGCQIEAEPQQQMETEMEGHHLDQNSYDSGKDDFSITSDMQTLTDSTSDLQKCETKMYPMVELTSDLVDSSVHKSCLPESPSSMVLKEADDDEGSHSSIGPSSKSTQSMSEDVPPSFCCAADTRLLVSSSEVNTHGCSSSSNQMNTKDRSGKTSRTQQTHHDTGQLSTGVQINDGDVIPTSRHEHPLFVMSSFWREMEKLTINDILGLRNKNEESPSDCFPNHGNAKSAVLQIGEGSFGHLEAVESSPASACSKCAAQWEREPQPTCDLYPRPMKMTTLDGFPGHGIPPKGVRKMSRNVSLHNLRAMDCQTWTDQSLESLEEEEEKRREEKVAYFSDGDFKSSSSSRQSFSLADMVNYFFGGNPEALSQSLPDDIIDVTMVGNSVPETYHHFFSQFDTDNFFCPFVTEEKHKTLSPVTDGQTRLSFPEAYDYFFASSSSSSSEEDSLEEEEDESRGPVRVVSRLSQKSDAIHALSDIYENFFSDGDMRDSFFWKTTFSFRNVHFSGGAAHNRRCSPSSAVHTRPNVQSLAKTTTALGHLAHVDGPQDMASGLISVQPLGHEDWQTALPNPKLDSSLLPLRQSDMCLACIAFASWVLTTATPQVGDTWKTVLLANVSALSAIRYLRKYVRVEVAAVQNKRSILPPSMDLDVSKQICTEALLPSGFMPD from the exons ATGGAGGATTTTGAATTCAGCGTGGAGATCTGCGACTGTGACTGGCAATGCTTTTATGAGGACTGTGAGGAGTGTAACCTGCGGCCTCCATTGCTGGCGACAGGGGACGACTCCGGGCTTAGTGACGGAGATGACACAAAGTCCGCACTTGTTGAAAGCACACAGACAAACGAGGTCAAGAGAAGATTTCCAGAAGCTGATTACTCCCCGGACAGCACGGCTGACTCCACTCTGGAAATCACACCCGACTGCAAGACTGGTCTCAGTCAACAAGCCGTCACTGAAATGGAGACCATCCCATCGTGCGGTGAGGATTATATTCTCCTGCAGTCGGTCAATGTGTTCTTCAAAGAAATAACAGAAAGCAGCGAGTCAAAGCCAGACGTAGCGGATCTAGCCGTCTGCTGCAATCAGCCTGCCGGAGGTGAAACAATAGTCAGCAAAGGGAATGACATCAGCAAAATAAAGGCAGTAGAAATAGCTCAGCCTGGCTCACAACTCAAGACGGACACAGCATTTGTTCAAGGCCACCTGGAACCCAGAAGAAACCCTCATGACCGACCTGATGGCAGTGTGTGCTCAGAAGTGAAAGAGATACCAGTGGGCCCATCATCGCAGATCAGAAAGGAGAAGCATCACACTGAAGACCTTTGGGATTCTCCATTGACCGCCATCAAAAGGAAGCGAAGGAAAAGAAGCCGACTCAGCTTAGAGCCAGCCCAAAGTCTagatgacagacagacagatgagGACCAAGACCTGTCTTGTCCTCGAGTCTCCTGTCTGACTGGAGCAGAAAAGAGAGATCTTTCTGGGATCGTCCTCCCACCTGGAAGTCCAAGTCATCATGAAAGCAGGAGAGATGCTCataatgtctatttttattctCCTAGTTGTGACGCTAAATTAAATCTAGAAGAGCTCGGAGCAGAATGCATTTTGGCTCCTGAGATGGCCGCCCGGGATGATGATAATGTTGCTGTGGAAGGTTGCCAAGGTGACAAACTATCCACTTCCAAGTCCATCCTGCCTGCTGAGGCCCCACATTCTGTAGGAGACAAGAACACGGGGTGTCAAATAGAGGCTGAGCCACAGCAACAGATGGAGACGGAGATGGAGGGTCACCACCTGGACCAAAATAGCTACGATTCTGGAAAGGATGACTTTTCAATCACGTCTGATATGCAAACGCTGACCGATTCCACCTCGGATCTCCAAAAATGTGAAACCAAAATGTACCCAATGGTTGAATTAACGTCTGATTTGGTGGATTCATCAGTTCATAAAAGCTGTTTGCCAGAAAGTCCTTCCAGTATGGTCCTTAAAGAAGCAGATGATGATGAAGGTTCCCATTCATCCATTGGTCCTTCAAGTAAAAGTACACAGTCCATGTCTGAAGATGTACCTCCATCCTTCTGCTGTGCAGCAGACACAAGGCTTTTAGTGTCGTCCTCTGAAGTAAACACCCATGGTTGTTCTTCATCCTCCAATCAAATGAACACCAAAGATAGAAGTGGTAAAACGTCTCGCACCCAGCAAACACATCATGACACGGGACAGTTATCAACAGGCGTCCAGATTAATGATGGAGATGTCATCCCAACATCAAGACATGAACATCCCCTTTTTGTCATGTCTTCTTTTTGGCGTGAAATGGAGAAGCTGACAATAAATGACATCTTGGGTTTGAGGAATAAGAACGAGGAAAGTCCTTCTGACTGTTTCCCCAATCATGGGAATGCCAAGTCAGCTGTACTGCAAATCGGTGAGGGCTCATTTGGTCATCTGGAAGCCGTGGAGTCAAGTCCTGCTTCCGCATGTTCCAAGTGTGCAGCGCAATGGGAGAGAGAACCGCAGCCCACATGCGACCTTTATCCCAGGCCGATGAAGATGACCACTCTGGATGGTTTTCCCGGACATGGAATCCCTCCAAAGGGTGTCCGAAAAATGTCAAGAAACGTAAGTCTGCACAATCTACGAGCTATGGATTGCCAAACGTGGACAGACCAAAGTTTAGAAAGTttagaagaagaggaagagaagagaagagaagagaaagTGGCGTACTTTAGCGATGGAGATTTTAAAAGCTCATCTTCATCTAGACAGAGTTTCTCCCTCGCAGATATGGTGAATTACTTCTTTGGAGGAAATCCAGAAGCTCTGAGCCAATCGTTGCcagatgacatcatagacgtcACCATGGTTGGAAATTCTGTTCCTGAAACCTACCATCATTTCTTCTCCCAGTTTGACACAGATAACTTTTTCTGTCCTTTCGTCACAGAAGAAAAGCATAAAACGTTGTCTCCAGTCACCGACGGACAAACAAGGCTCAGTTTTCCTGAAGCTTACGACTACTTCTTtgcatcatcttcttcttcttcttcggagGAGGATTCcttggaagaagaggaggatgaaagCCGTGGTCCAGTGAGGGTTGTAAGCAGGCTCAGCCAAAAGTCAGATGCCATTCACGCCTTAAGTGACATTTATGAGAACTTCTTCTCTGATGGCGACATGCGGGACAGTTTCTTTTGGAAAACCACTTTCTCTTTCAGGAATGTTCATTTCAGTGGCGGTGCAGCCCATAACAGGAGGTGCAGCCCTTCGTCTGCTGTACACACGAGGCCAAATGTTCAATCCCTTGCAAAGACAACTACTGCTCTCGGACATTTAGCACATGTGGATGGTCCTCAAGACATGGCCTCTGGACTAATATCGGTACAACCACTGGGACATGAGGACTGGCAAACAGCTCTTCCGAATCCAA AGTTAGATTCTTCCCTCCTCCCTCTCAGACAGTCAGATATGTGTCTGGCCTGTATTGCTTTTGCTTCCTGGGTACTGACGACAGCAACCCCCCAGGTTGGAGACACATGGAAGACTG TTCTGCTCGCCAACGTAAGTGCTCTGTCAGCGATTCGATACCTGCGAAAGTATGTGAGAGTGGAGGTGGCCGCCGTTCAGAACAAAAGGAGCATCCTACCACCATCAATGGATCTGGATGTCTCTAAACAAATTTGCACTGAAGCGTTATTACCTTCTGGATTCATGCCGGATTAG